Proteins encoded within one genomic window of Methanobrevibacter arboriphilus JCM 13429 = DSM 1125:
- the hypF gene encoding carbamoyltransferase HypF, with amino-acid sequence MKIARILVQGIVQGVGFRPTVYRIANALNMAGYVRNLGNVVEIVLFENEDNVNNFIKTLKNKCPPIAKINSIEINWIDEKNEKDRKGGKKLEHIEIQDGFNILESSSNFSGASVIPPDLAVCDNCLDEMNDQNNRRYKYPFTACTDCGPRFTLIESVPYDRSRTTMDEFPLCYECNTEYENPSDRRYHAEASCCKNCGPSLKLFDKDRKELIPNKKSNPLKEGVSLLNDGKILAIKGIGGTHLVAKVTEDNPIKKLRKRLNRPNQPFAVMSPNLETIKKFAEVSKLEMNSLLSKERPIVVLKKNDKYGFSEFLAPELHNIGVMLPYSPLHHLIFDYTEEPAFIMTSANIPGEPMMIKNKEILSSLYGIADYFLLHNRKIINRCDDSVIRYRNNELSFIRRSRGYVPEPYDLSNLNSLKGLKSNFNVLALGPELDVTFTLQKQGLAYVSQHIGNTNKFKTYEFLQEAIKNMMNITKTEKLDLIACDMHPQFFTTRLARGMGEKFNCPVVPVQHHHAHGAVLAIDNSIDELIFIAADGVGYGEDGTAWGGEILYTDLTNYERLASLEPQKMPGGDISTKYPARMLASILYNSDYYKESKIESELENILISNYSYYFQHKEIEIKNVLNQIKSNLNVQITTSTGRILDSISAALNICGKRTYEGECSMKLESYAYGANGDITIQPKFKKVDNRPVLDTSQILIDIMDLIKERKNKKEIAYAGQVAISEGLAKLAVDAAEKVGIDYIGATGGVFYNEAITLATKQYIEKEGFKFIQHRNSCAGDGSISLGQAIIASSKIKK; translated from the coding sequence ATGAAAATTGCTAGAATATTAGTCCAAGGAATAGTGCAAGGAGTTGGATTCAGACCAACAGTATATAGGATAGCTAATGCTCTTAATATGGCAGGATATGTTAGAAATCTTGGAAATGTTGTTGAAATAGTTTTATTTGAAAATGAAGATAATGTAAATAATTTCATAAAAACACTTAAAAATAAATGTCCTCCAATAGCTAAGATAAATTCAATTGAAATAAATTGGATAGATGAAAAAAATGAAAAAGATAGAAAAGGTGGAAAAAAGTTAGAACACATTGAAATTCAAGATGGATTTAATATACTTGAAAGTTCGTCCAATTTTTCAGGTGCTTCTGTTATTCCTCCAGATTTAGCTGTTTGCGATAATTGTTTAGATGAAATGAATGATCAAAATAATAGAAGGTATAAATATCCATTTACAGCATGTACAGATTGTGGACCTCGTTTTACTTTAATTGAATCAGTTCCATATGATAGAAGTAGAACAACAATGGATGAATTTCCTCTTTGTTATGAATGCAATACAGAATATGAAAACCCAAGTGACCGTAGATATCATGCAGAAGCTAGTTGTTGTAAAAATTGTGGGCCTTCTTTAAAACTATTTGATAAAGATAGAAAAGAACTCATACCTAATAAAAAAAGTAACCCTCTAAAAGAAGGAGTTAGTTTATTAAATGACGGAAAAATATTAGCAATTAAAGGAATAGGTGGAACACATCTAGTGGCTAAGGTGACTGAAGATAACCCAATCAAAAAACTTAGAAAAAGATTAAATAGACCTAACCAACCATTTGCAGTTATGTCTCCAAATTTAGAAACAATAAAAAAGTTCGCTGAAGTATCAAAGCTTGAAATGAATTCTTTATTATCAAAAGAAAGACCAATAGTTGTACTAAAAAAGAATGATAAATATGGTTTTTCGGAATTTTTAGCTCCAGAGCTTCATAATATTGGAGTTATGCTCCCATATTCTCCATTACACCATCTTATTTTTGATTACACAGAAGAACCAGCATTCATTATGACATCTGCAAATATTCCAGGAGAACCTATGATGATAAAAAACAAGGAAATCCTTTCTAGTCTCTATGGAATAGCTGATTACTTCCTTTTACATAATAGGAAAATTATAAATCGTTGCGATGATTCTGTAATAAGATATAGAAATAATGAATTGTCATTTATAAGAAGATCAAGAGGTTATGTTCCTGAACCATATGATTTAAGTAATTTAAATAGTTTGAAAGGCTTAAAAAGTAATTTTAATGTTTTAGCTCTTGGACCAGAACTTGATGTTACATTTACACTTCAAAAACAAGGATTAGCTTATGTTTCTCAGCATATTGGAAATACAAACAAGTTCAAAACCTATGAATTTCTTCAAGAAGCTATAAAAAATATGATGAATATTACAAAAACAGAAAAATTGGATTTAATAGCATGCGATATGCATCCACAATTTTTTACAACACGTTTAGCTAGAGGAATGGGAGAAAAATTCAATTGTCCTGTTGTTCCAGTTCAACACCATCATGCTCATGGTGCAGTATTAGCTATTGACAATTCTATCGATGAATTAATTTTTATAGCTGCTGATGGTGTAGGATATGGTGAAGATGGAACTGCTTGGGGAGGAGAAATACTTTACACAGATTTAACTAATTATGAGAGATTAGCTTCTCTTGAACCTCAAAAAATGCCAGGAGGAGATATTTCTACTAAATATCCTGCAAGAATGTTAGCTTCTATTTTATATAATAGTGACTATTATAAAGAGAGTAAAATAGAGAGTGAACTTGAGAATATATTAATTTCTAACTATTCTTATTATTTCCAACACAAAGAAATTGAAATAAAAAATGTTTTAAATCAAATCAAATCAAATCTAAATGTCCAAATTACAACAAGTACAGGTAGGATTTTAGATTCTATTTCTGCAGCTTTAAATATTTGCGGTAAAAGAACTTATGAAGGAGAATGTTCTATGAAATTAGAATCATATGCATATGGTGCAAATGGAGATATAACCATCCAACCAAAATTTAAAAAAGTGGATAATAGACCTGTCCTTGATACTAGTCAAATACTTATAGATATAATGGATTTAATAAAAGAAAGAAAAAATAAAAAAGAGATAGCATATGCTGGACAAGTTGCTATTAGTGAAGGGTTAGCAAAATTAGCTGTAGATGCTGCAGAAAAAGTTGGAATTGATTATATTGGTGCTACTGGAGGAGTTTTCTATAATGAAGCAATTACTTTAGCTACAAAACAATATATTGAAAAAGAAGGATTTAAATTCATTCAGCATAGAAATTCTTGTGCAGGTGATGGTTCCATCTCACTTGGACAGGCCATAATAGCATCTTCTAAAATTAAAAAATAA
- a CDS encoding ArsR/SmtB family transcription factor: protein MEDILDVMGCRTRREIINLLREEPRFVSEISQELEIGQKAIIEHLRAMEEIGILESSFKKIVRGRPRKYYDMPNDFTINITITENSFDVNISEDILNLKQLPSGDEWSKLLDIEKRIDQGHWEAVEELKSQIRLYENLKNRAEYILERTQMK from the coding sequence ATGGAAGATATTCTTGATGTCATGGGATGTCGAACTAGGAGAGAAATTATTAATTTGTTAAGGGAAGAACCAAGATTCGTAAGTGAAATATCACAAGAGCTTGAAATTGGACAAAAAGCAATTATTGAGCATTTAAGAGCTATGGAAGAAATTGGAATACTTGAATCTTCTTTTAAGAAGATTGTTAGAGGTAGACCTCGTAAATACTACGATATGCCTAATGATTTCACTATTAACATAACTATAACTGAAAATTCTTTTGATGTTAATATTTCTGAGGATATCCTTAATCTTAAACAACTTCCTTCTGGGGATGAATGGTCTAAGTTATTAGATATTGAAAAAAGAATTGATCAAGGGCATTGGGAGGCTGTTGAAGAGCTTAAAAGTCAAATAAGATTATATGAGAACTTAAAAAATAGAGCAGAGTATATTCTTGAAAGAACTCAAATGAAATGA
- the dnaJ gene encoding molecular chaperone DnaJ has protein sequence MPEKRDYYDVLGVEKGSDKKEIKKAYRKLAMKYHPDVSEDEEATEKFKEISEAYAVLSDEEKRKTYDQFGHAGMDGFSNEDIFRNVNFEDIFQGFGGGFDMGNIFEMFGFGGGNRRGGPQRGSDIYAEIDITLEEASKDIEKNISIMHDVECPVCHGSKSEPGSNPKECQTCGGTGQVKQVTNTILGQMMNVRPCPECRGEGKIITDPCKNCNGKGKVRENNTISIKIPAGVESGSRLRVPGEGNAGDFNGGYGDLIVLINVKPHQKFEREGPNLYYEQQISFVQASLGDSIDIPTIDGEVELKIPPGTQSGSVFRLRGQGMPIMRRNSKGNLYVTASVVVPQKLNEKQKELLKEFAEISGEEIKTYEKGFFDKVKEAINH, from the coding sequence ATGCCAGAAAAGCGTGACTATTATGATGTTCTCGGGGTAGAGAAGGGATCAGATAAAAAAGAAATAAAAAAAGCTTATCGTAAATTAGCTATGAAATACCATCCAGATGTCTCTGAAGATGAAGAAGCTACTGAGAAGTTTAAAGAGATAAGTGAAGCTTATGCTGTTTTATCTGACGAGGAAAAAAGAAAAACTTATGATCAGTTTGGTCATGCTGGTATGGATGGCTTTTCTAATGAAGACATATTCAGAAATGTTAATTTTGAAGATATATTCCAAGGATTTGGTGGTGGATTTGACATGGGGAATATCTTTGAAATGTTTGGATTTGGTGGTGGAAACAGAAGAGGAGGTCCTCAAAGAGGATCTGATATCTATGCAGAAATAGATATAACTTTAGAAGAAGCATCAAAAGATATAGAAAAAAATATTTCTATAATGCATGATGTAGAATGTCCAGTGTGCCATGGAAGCAAATCTGAACCTGGAAGCAATCCTAAAGAATGTCAAACATGTGGTGGAACTGGTCAAGTGAAACAAGTGACTAATACAATTTTAGGCCAAATGATGAATGTAAGACCTTGTCCTGAATGCAGAGGAGAAGGAAAAATCATAACAGACCCATGTAAGAACTGTAATGGGAAAGGAAAAGTAAGAGAAAATAATACAATTAGTATAAAAATTCCTGCTGGAGTGGAATCTGGTTCTCGTCTTCGTGTTCCTGGTGAAGGAAATGCTGGAGATTTTAATGGTGGATATGGAGACTTGATTGTTTTAATTAATGTTAAACCACATCAAAAATTTGAAAGAGAAGGACCTAATCTTTATTATGAACAACAAATCAGTTTTGTTCAAGCTAGTCTTGGAGATTCTATAGATATTCCTACTATTGATGGTGAAGTAGAACTTAAAATACCTCCTGGAACTCAAAGTGGTAGTGTATTCCGCTTAAGAGGTCAAGGTATGCCTATAATGAGGAGAAATTCCAAAGGAAATCTTTATGTTACAGCTAGTGTAGTTGTTCCTCAAAAATTAAATGAAAAACAAAAGGAATTACTTAAAGAATTTGCTGAAATAAGTGGTGAAGAGATAAAAACTTATGAAAAAGGATTTTTTGATAAAGTAAAAGAAGCTATTAACCACTAA
- the larB gene encoding nickel pincer cofactor biosynthesis protein LarB, translating into MRKILEKLLKGEIDIETCESLLKANTILELDEIAKFDNNRKNRTGFPEAILAQGKDYNDLLAIIKGYFDNKGEYFDNKENNDFNNSIILTRLDNDKYDKLKADLAYLNEKFDFEYNYKAKILIISNKIINNESNDEVNNDSNNDFNSNENSKKIGIITAGTSDIPVGEEAKVIVEQGGCKAITSYDVGVAGIHRLFPQIAKMIEERVCVIIVCAGMEGALPSVVAGLVDVPIIGVPTSIGYGIGGKGKAALYAMLQSCAPGLAVVNIDNGFGAGVFALTIAKNLK; encoded by the coding sequence ATGAGAAAAATCCTTGAAAAACTTTTAAAAGGGGAAATAGATATTGAAACTTGTGAAAGTCTTTTGAAAGCTAATACTATACTAGAATTAGATGAAATAGCTAAATTTGATAATAATAGAAAAAATAGAACAGGATTTCCAGAAGCGATTCTGGCTCAAGGAAAAGATTATAATGATTTATTAGCTATAATTAAAGGATATTTTGATAATAAGGGAGAATATTTTGATAATAAGGAAAACAATGATTTCAATAATTCTATTATTCTAACTAGATTGGATAATGATAAATATGATAAATTGAAAGCGGATTTAGCTTATTTAAATGAAAAATTTGATTTTGAATATAATTATAAGGCTAAAATATTAATAATATCTAATAAAATTATTAATAATGAGTCTAATGATGAGGTTAATAATGACTCTAATAATGACTTTAATAGTAATGAAAACTCTAAAAAAATTGGCATAATAACTGCTGGAACTTCTGATATACCTGTTGGTGAAGAAGCTAAGGTTATTGTTGAACAAGGAGGTTGTAAGGCTATAACTTCTTATGATGTTGGAGTGGCAGGTATTCATAGACTTTTTCCACAAATTGCTAAAATGATTGAAGAGAGAGTTTGTGTAATAATTGTATGTGCTGGTATGGAAGGGGCTCTTCCTTCTGTTGTAGCTGGTTTAGTTGATGTTCCTATAATTGGTGTTCCAACTTCTATTGGTTATGGTATTGGTGGAAAAGGTAAAGCTGCTTTGTATGCTATGTTACAATCATGTGCTCCGGGATTAGCAGTTGTCAACATTGATAATGGTTTTGGAGCTGGAGTTTTTGCTCTTACAATTGCTAAAAATTTAAAATAA
- a CDS encoding ABC1 kinase family protein, with protein sequence MNIIKRRNNTNLRRLNEILKVFSKYEFGFVIERIGLKHKIPFFGHSNKYESLEELDESLPVRLRKTLQELGPAYIKLGQMISTRPDLVGELIASEFSKMQSDNPTVEFLEIRKIVEEELDSPIDDIFDIFYETPLSAASIGQVHVAKLKNGPYVAVKIQKPDIENVIKSDLAIMKFLAKRIDQYIPKAKPYNFPTIIKEFERSILKEIDYNQELNNMEHFKKIFDDDETVHVPKAYSEFSTKRVLTMEYVNGEKVSDVILSEGVYDKKLIAQRGMKSYFKQIVDHGFFHADPHPSNVYILKGNIICYIDFGMMGFLDNEFRENLTELFVYFIEKNVKGMINQLSYMGILNNRVNKKDLSYDLMDLMNKYYGVELKGVHGGMMDLISIMRDYEVTMPREFVLISKGLSMLEETGIELDPNFDTISTLEPYVRKITVRRLSPFRLVKFIKDNIFEIEHILKTLPLNISKTLYKLEEGKLLIELEHKNLEKMTNRISISMILSALLIGSSLVILSDKGFMILGLPFLGIIGFIFSAILGLWLIIYTLRGKNY encoded by the coding sequence ATGAACATAATTAAAAGGAGAAACAATACAAATCTAAGAAGATTAAATGAGATTCTGAAAGTTTTCAGCAAATATGAGTTTGGTTTTGTAATTGAGAGAATAGGTTTAAAACACAAAATTCCATTTTTTGGGCATTCTAATAAATATGAATCATTAGAGGAACTTGATGAATCATTGCCTGTCAGATTAAGAAAAACATTACAGGAATTAGGTCCTGCATATATCAAATTAGGACAAATGATAAGTACTCGGCCTGATTTGGTTGGAGAATTGATTGCATCTGAGTTTTCTAAAATGCAATCTGATAATCCGACTGTAGAATTTTTAGAAATAAGAAAAATTGTTGAAGAAGAATTAGATAGTCCTATAGATGATATATTTGACATATTTTATGAAACTCCTTTGTCTGCTGCATCTATTGGTCAAGTTCATGTAGCTAAGTTGAAAAATGGTCCTTATGTTGCAGTTAAAATTCAAAAACCAGATATTGAAAATGTAATAAAAAGTGATTTAGCTATAATGAAATTTCTAGCTAAAAGAATTGACCAATATATTCCAAAAGCTAAGCCTTATAATTTTCCCACTATAATTAAGGAATTTGAAAGGTCAATTTTAAAAGAAATTGATTATAATCAAGAATTAAATAATATGGAGCATTTTAAAAAGATATTTGATGATGATGAAACAGTTCATGTTCCAAAAGCATATTCTGAATTTTCAACTAAACGGGTACTTACTATGGAATATGTTAATGGGGAAAAAGTTTCTGATGTTATATTGTCAGAAGGAGTTTATGATAAAAAATTAATAGCTCAAAGAGGAATGAAATCTTACTTCAAACAGATTGTAGATCATGGGTTTTTCCATGCAGATCCACATCCGTCTAATGTTTATATTTTAAAAGGTAATATTATTTGTTACATCGATTTTGGAATGATGGGATTTCTTGATAACGAGTTTCGTGAAAATTTAACTGAATTATTCGTATATTTTATTGAAAAGAATGTTAAAGGAATGATTAATCAGTTATCTTATATGGGAATATTAAACAATCGTGTAAATAAAAAGGATTTAAGCTATGATTTAATGGATTTAATGAATAAATATTATGGAGTAGAGTTAAAGGGAGTTCATGGAGGAATGATGGATTTAATATCTATTATGAGGGATTATGAAGTTACTATGCCAAGAGAATTTGTTTTAATCTCTAAGGGCCTTTCAATGTTAGAAGAAACAGGTATAGAGTTAGATCCAAATTTTGATACAATATCAACACTTGAACCATATGTTCGTAAAATAACAGTTAGAAGATTAAGCCCATTTAGATTAGTTAAATTTATTAAAGATAATATTTTTGAAATTGAGCATATATTAAAGACACTCCCACTAAATATATCTAAAACACTTTATAAGTTAGAAGAAGGCAAGCTACTTATTGAGCTAGAGCATAAAAATTTAGAAAAAATGACTAATAGAATTTCAATTTCAATGATTTTATCAGCATTGCTTATTGGATCTTCACTAGTTATATTATCTGATAAAGGCTTTATGATATTAGGTTTGCCGTTTTTAGGAATTATAGGATTTATTTTCAGTGCTATATTGGGGTTATGGCTAATTATATATACATTAAGAGGAAAAAATTATTAA
- the grpE gene encoding nucleotide exchange factor GrpE yields MANDKKIVNLEEQIKEMKEKMKLQEKEFDDTQKELKIKIDELANIEKDLEDKNEEISEYMSHIQRLQADFENFKKQTEKQKQEIIKFANENLIMNILDSYEDLERALKQSKTEKELREGVELIYSKLKSTLEKEGLEEIVAEGEKFDPFKHEALMAEASEEHENGEIIDELMKGYTLKDKVIKYSKVRVCKK; encoded by the coding sequence ATGGCTAATGACAAAAAAATAGTAAATCTTGAAGAGCAAATAAAAGAAATGAAAGAAAAAATGAAGCTTCAGGAAAAAGAATTTGATGATACTCAGAAAGAGTTAAAAATAAAGATAGATGAGTTAGCTAATATAGAAAAAGACCTTGAAGACAAAAATGAAGAAATAAGTGAATATATGTCTCATATTCAACGCCTTCAGGCTGATTTTGAAAATTTTAAAAAACAAACTGAAAAACAAAAACAAGAAATCATTAAGTTTGCAAATGAAAATTTAATAATGAATATATTAGATAGCTATGAAGACCTTGAAAGAGCTCTTAAACAATCTAAAACTGAAAAAGAATTAAGAGAAGGAGTAGAATTAATATATTCCAAATTAAAATCAACTTTAGAAAAAGAAGGACTTGAAGAAATAGTTGCAGAAGGCGAAAAATTCGATCCATTTAAACATGAAGCTTTAATGGCAGAAGCTAGTGAAGAACATGAGAATGGTGAAATCATTGATGAATTAATGAAAGGATACACTCTAAAAGATAAAGTAATTAAATATTCAAAAGTTAGAGTTTGTAAAAAATAA
- the dnaK gene encoding molecular chaperone DnaK, giving the protein MADKKEKIIGIDLGTSNSAAAVLVGGKPTVIPSAEGASQYGKAFPSYVAFTPDGQRLVGEPARRQAVTNPENTISAIKRSMGTDRKVKVQGKEYTPQEISAFILQKIKKDAESFLGEEVKKAVITVPAYFDDNQRTATKDAGTIAGLDVVRLVNEPTAASLAYGIDKQEADEIEIMVFDFGGGTLDVTIMEFGGGVFEVKSTSGDTQLGGTDMDNTIMNYLADEFKKETGISLMDDDQAVQRLREAAEKAKIELSTTLTSEVNLPFITMGTDGSPKNLINNLTRAKLEELVDPIVKKCGSPMEQALKDAKMTKGDIDKIILVGGPTRMPVVQKFVEGYIGKDIERGIDPMECVAMGAAIQGGVLAGEIKDLVLLDVTPLSLGIETMGAVATKLIDRNTTIPAKKSQIFSTAADNQTSVDIHVLQGERPMASDNTTLGRFQLVGIPPAPRGVPQIEVTFDIDANGIINVSAKDMGTGKEQAITITASTKLSDDEIDQKVKEAEVHAEEDKKKQEEIEVRNNADSMIYTAEKTLEDLKDKVSDDEKSKIENLVKELRELITGDDIAAIKDKTEELTKIVQELGAKIYQEAQAAQQAQQGAADQGGNQDQDNESNNDDTIDADYEVKK; this is encoded by the coding sequence ATGGCAGATAAAAAAGAAAAAATAATAGGAATCGATTTAGGAACAAGTAATTCAGCTGCAGCAGTTCTTGTAGGTGGAAAACCAACTGTAATACCAAGTGCAGAAGGAGCTAGTCAGTATGGTAAAGCATTTCCAAGTTATGTAGCTTTTACACCAGATGGACAGAGATTAGTTGGAGAGCCAGCTAGGAGACAAGCTGTTACAAACCCAGAAAATACAATTAGTGCAATCAAACGTAGTATGGGAACTGACAGGAAAGTTAAAGTTCAGGGAAAAGAATATACTCCCCAAGAAATATCTGCTTTTATTCTTCAAAAAATTAAAAAAGATGCAGAATCATTCCTTGGAGAAGAAGTGAAAAAAGCCGTTATTACTGTCCCAGCTTATTTTGATGATAATCAAAGAACAGCTACTAAAGATGCTGGTACTATAGCAGGTTTAGATGTTGTACGTCTTGTAAATGAGCCAACAGCAGCAAGTTTAGCTTATGGAATTGATAAACAAGAAGCAGATGAAATAGAAATTATGGTATTTGACTTTGGTGGAGGTACTCTTGATGTAACCATTATGGAATTTGGTGGAGGAGTATTTGAAGTTAAATCTACAAGTGGTGACACACAACTCGGTGGAACCGATATGGATAATACTATAATGAACTATTTAGCTGATGAATTTAAAAAAGAGACAGGTATAAGTCTTATGGATGATGATCAAGCAGTTCAAAGACTTAGAGAAGCAGCTGAAAAAGCAAAAATAGAACTTTCAACCACCTTAACCAGTGAAGTAAATTTACCATTCATTACTATGGGAACTGATGGAAGTCCTAAAAATTTAATAAACAATCTTACTAGAGCAAAACTTGAAGAATTAGTTGATCCTATTGTTAAAAAATGTGGAAGCCCTATGGAACAAGCATTAAAAGATGCTAAAATGACAAAAGGAGACATAGATAAAATAATTCTCGTTGGTGGACCTACCAGAATGCCAGTAGTCCAAAAATTCGTTGAAGGATATATTGGAAAAGATATTGAAAGAGGAATTGATCCTATGGAATGTGTAGCTATGGGGGCAGCTATTCAAGGAGGAGTATTAGCAGGAGAAATTAAAGATCTTGTACTTCTTGATGTTACTCCACTTTCATTAGGTATTGAAACAATGGGGGCAGTTGCAACTAAACTCATAGACCGTAACACAACAATACCTGCTAAAAAGAGCCAAATATTCTCAACAGCTGCAGATAATCAAACTTCTGTGGATATTCATGTATTACAAGGTGAAAGGCCAATGGCATCTGATAATACTACTCTTGGAAGGTTCCAATTAGTAGGAATCCCTCCAGCACCAAGAGGAGTTCCTCAAATTGAAGTTACATTTGATATTGATGCAAATGGTATTATAAATGTATCTGCAAAAGATATGGGAACTGGTAAAGAGCAAGCTATTACAATTACTGCTTCAACTAAATTATCTGATGATGAAATCGATCAAAAGGTTAAAGAAGCTGAAGTGCATGCTGAAGAAGATAAAAAGAAACAAGAAGAAATTGAAGTTAGAAATAATGCAGACTCTATGATTTATACTGCAGAAAAAACCTTAGAAGATCTTAAAGATAAAGTATCTGATGATGAAAAATCTAAAATTGAAAATTTAGTTAAAGAACTTCGTGAATTAATAACTGGTGATGATATTGCAGCTATAAAAGATAAAACTGAAGAATTAACAAAAATTGTTCAGGAATTAGGTGCAAAAATCTATCAAGAAGCTCAAGCAGCACAGCAAGCTCAACAAGGGGCAGCAGATCAAGGTGGAAATCAAGACCAAGATAATGAGTCTAACAATGATGACACTATTGATGCAGATTATGAAGTTAAAAAATAA